A window of Selenomonas ruminantium subsp. lactilytica TAM6421 contains these coding sequences:
- a CDS encoding TonB family protein, which yields MRQEQKAELKAWAVALGLHGVLFVLVALSGVFLLVKPTQNAEPVEVALWEDSGPAGGGEAGGGGPAPAPVPAAPPMEVAMSTQNLPQIQESYTKEPQKQQEYRQQHQPQAGKTTAAAAGETAGPKQAEANGSGSGTGTAMGSGSAVGQGTGTGSGTGSGAGSGSGNGNGGNNGHASTARVAARCTYRPSPAYPESLRQQGVEGSVRVLILVAEDDSIESVEIVKSSGYPAMDAAAANAARGCRFQMNGHRGRYTTTYSFQLADGDDW from the coding sequence ATGCGGCAGGAGCAAAAGGCAGAACTAAAAGCCTGGGCGGTGGCGCTGGGCTTGCATGGTGTTTTGTTTGTCCTGGTTGCCTTGAGCGGTGTGTTCCTGTTGGTCAAGCCAACGCAGAACGCAGAACCGGTGGAGGTAGCGCTGTGGGAAGACAGCGGGCCTGCCGGCGGCGGTGAAGCAGGCGGGGGCGGTCCAGCGCCTGCACCTGTCCCTGCTGCTCCGCCCATGGAGGTGGCTATGTCCACCCAGAATCTGCCGCAGATCCAGGAAAGTTATACCAAAGAGCCGCAGAAACAGCAGGAGTACCGCCAGCAGCATCAGCCGCAGGCAGGTAAAACCACAGCAGCTGCGGCGGGAGAGACTGCAGGACCAAAACAGGCGGAAGCAAATGGCTCGGGCAGCGGTACAGGAACAGCAATGGGCAGTGGCAGCGCCGTTGGACAAGGGACGGGGACAGGCAGCGGAACAGGTTCTGGCGCCGGAAGCGGCAGTGGTAATGGCAATGGCGGGAATAATGGCCATGCCAGTACCGCGCGTGTGGCAGCGCGCTGCACATACCGCCCCAGTCCCGCCTATCCCGAAAGCCTGCGCCAGCAGGGCGTGGAAGGCAGTGTGCGGGTGCTGATTCTGGTGGCTGAGGATGATTCCATCGAGTCGGTGGAAATCGTGAAATCTTCGGGCTATCCGGCCATGGATGCGGCGGCTGCAAATGCCGCCCGCGGCTGCCGTTTCCAGATGAATGGACATCGGGGACGCTATACGACAACATATAGTTTCCAACTCGCCGACGGTGACGATTGGTAA
- a CDS encoding TonB-dependent receptor plug domain-containing protein, whose amino-acid sequence MNKRNKHLSRQVAWGLAAMVLAGSYSYAEAADKQTVEENLGNVVVTATRSHKREVDTPAATEVITAKEIKETGAQNAAEALSKIDSIAYGAFGQNGAAMGTMSNEINIRGVDNGTLVLMNGNPISWRGKYDLSAIPADTIERIEVVKGSGSVLYGSEAMAGVVNIITKKKAANTVTAGIGNSGQHHYGANIGDDRLAINYDFSQWKHGVDVSKSETDFGQTRTNLNHVKKQSVDINYSLTKNLDFLYGYHETEAKYDRYVTEVTSAAAAAKVGDLFNSRKYETKRHITQLNYHDKNWKAGLYWNDGTVESNGPTNFSSAGKATKGKSAFYNTREKNMTYGLDVQRRWKVSSHSSWIGGLSLQRENYQKLYAHSTAEAADYARNNWAAFTQLEQKFDAKNTGIFGVRQTWTTGAWRDQNYHNFSASGQWLHKMDKANNLYVSVAQSFIMPTFSQMYGATGAGIPNPDLKPQKGVNYETGWKQNYHNHHWKAAVFHMDIKDNINASWDKDRSQYTYNNEDFRNTGVELACDIKSQRPLSYHWGATWQNPESKNAKKGYWDRKFGKVQLTGGITYKKSKLTSNLSGSYLCNRVQTPSAEHSFKAKPYFLTTWHTSYKPDAAQEITLTVHNVLNRHDVISHSSSTYYDAPASYMLNYTYKF is encoded by the coding sequence ATGAACAAGCGTAACAAACATTTATCCCGGCAGGTTGCCTGGGGATTGGCCGCAATGGTGCTGGCGGGCAGTTATTCCTATGCGGAAGCTGCTGACAAGCAGACGGTGGAAGAAAATTTAGGCAATGTGGTGGTTACGGCTACCCGCAGCCATAAACGCGAAGTGGATACCCCGGCGGCTACGGAAGTCATCACAGCCAAGGAAATCAAGGAAACCGGTGCCCAGAATGCTGCCGAAGCGTTGAGCAAGATTGACAGTATCGCCTATGGTGCATTTGGGCAGAACGGGGCAGCTATGGGCACTATGTCCAATGAAATCAATATCCGTGGTGTGGATAATGGCACGCTGGTATTGATGAATGGCAATCCAATTTCCTGGCGTGGCAAATATGACCTGTCTGCTATTCCTGCCGATACCATCGAGCGCATCGAAGTGGTGAAGGGCAGTGGTTCTGTCCTTTACGGCAGTGAGGCTATGGCTGGTGTAGTCAATATCATTACAAAGAAAAAGGCTGCCAATACGGTTACGGCAGGTATCGGCAACTCTGGTCAGCATCATTATGGTGCCAATATCGGGGATGACCGTCTGGCCATCAACTATGATTTTAGCCAGTGGAAGCATGGTGTGGATGTCAGTAAGTCAGAAACGGATTTTGGTCAGACGCGTACAAACCTTAATCATGTCAAGAAACAGTCTGTTGATATCAACTACAGCCTGACGAAGAACCTGGATTTCCTCTATGGCTATCATGAAACGGAAGCCAAGTATGATCGTTATGTGACGGAGGTAACGAGTGCTGCGGCTGCTGCTAAGGTGGGAGATTTGTTTAACAGCCGCAAGTACGAAACCAAGCGTCATATCACCCAGCTCAATTATCATGACAAAAATTGGAAGGCCGGTCTCTATTGGAATGATGGTACGGTGGAATCCAATGGTCCGACAAACTTTTCTTCCGCTGGCAAGGCCACAAAGGGGAAATCTGCATTCTATAACACCCGGGAAAAGAATATGACTTATGGTCTGGATGTGCAGCGCCGTTGGAAGGTATCTTCCCATAGCAGTTGGATTGGCGGTCTGAGTCTGCAGCGGGAAAACTATCAGAAACTTTATGCCCATTCTACGGCTGAAGCAGCTGATTATGCCCGCAATAACTGGGCAGCCTTTACCCAGCTGGAGCAGAAATTTGATGCGAAGAATACCGGTATTTTTGGAGTACGTCAGACTTGGACAACAGGTGCATGGCGTGATCAGAACTACCATAACTTCAGTGCTTCAGGACAGTGGCTGCACAAGATGGACAAGGCAAATAACCTCTATGTAAGCGTAGCCCAGTCCTTCATTATGCCCACTTTCTCCCAAATGTATGGTGCTACGGGGGCGGGGATTCCCAATCCGGATTTGAAGCCGCAGAAGGGTGTGAATTATGAAACGGGCTGGAAGCAGAACTATCATAACCACCATTGGAAAGCGGCTGTGTTCCATATGGATATTAAGGATAATATTAATGCCAGTTGGGATAAGGATCGCAGCCAGTATACCTATAACAATGAAGACTTCCGTAACACTGGTGTAGAACTGGCCTGTGATATCAAGAGCCAGCGGCCGTTATCCTATCATTGGGGCGCAACCTGGCAGAATCCCGAATCCAAGAATGCCAAGAAGGGCTATTGGGATAGGAAGTTTGGCAAAGTACAGCTGACTGGCGGAATCACCTATAAAAAGAGCAAGCTGACCTCGAATCTGTCTGGTTCCTATCTCTGCAACCGGGTGCAGACGCCATCGGCAGAGCATTCCTTCAAAGCAAAACCTTATTTCCTTACCACTTGGCATACCAGCTACAAGCCGGATGCCGCACAGGAAATCACCTTGACGGTGCATAATGTGCTGAATCGTCATGACGTGATTTCCCATTCGTCTTCCACCTATTACGATGCACCGGCAAGCTATATGCTGAACTACACGTATAAGTTTTAA
- a CDS encoding metallophosphoesterase translates to MDKIERLLVFGDIHGKFDRFMEAYQKAGFNSDKDLLVFLGDYLDRGEQPVPVMEWVMENFGKRHMIFLRGNHEQMFYKAVKEKDESTNLLSFLFGSPKALWLNNGGRITYSEIEKTGRKDVLLDNWLKLIEQLPLYTEVEANGKSYWFMHADCNPEVPLAEQEEKTLLWGRSLAMHPELHQGEQVIALGHTPVQALGYEAKPQWLQDGKLVLMDTGSFMENGRVSCADLLSGEVYQSSI, encoded by the coding sequence ATGGACAAAATAGAAAGACTTTTGGTTTTTGGCGATATTCATGGCAAATTTGACAGATTTATGGAGGCCTATCAAAAGGCCGGCTTCAATTCAGATAAGGATCTGCTGGTGTTTTTAGGCGATTACCTTGACCGGGGAGAACAGCCGGTGCCCGTGATGGAATGGGTGATGGAGAACTTCGGAAAAAGGCATATGATATTCCTGCGTGGCAACCATGAGCAGATGTTTTATAAGGCCGTGAAGGAAAAGGATGAATCAACGAATCTGCTGTCGTTTCTTTTTGGTTCGCCTAAAGCACTTTGGCTTAACAATGGTGGCAGGATAACTTATTCGGAGATAGAAAAGACCGGTCGTAAGGATGTTTTGCTTGATAATTGGCTGAAGCTGATCGAACAACTGCCCCTGTATACAGAGGTGGAGGCAAATGGCAAATCTTATTGGTTTATGCACGCTGACTGTAATCCGGAAGTGCCATTAGCTGAGCAGGAGGAGAAAACCTTGCTTTGGGGCAGAAGTCTGGCCATGCATCCCGAGCTCCATCAGGGCGAGCAGGTTATTGCATTGGGCCATACCCCTGTGCAGGCGTTAGGCTATGAAGCAAAACCGCAATGGCTGCAGGATGGAAAACTTGTGCTTATGGATACTGGGAGCTTTATGGAAAATGGCCGCGTGTCGTGTGCAGATTTATTAAGCGGTGAAGTATATCAGTCGTCAATATGA
- the cas1f gene encoding type I-F CRISPR-associated endonuclease Cas1f, which translates to MQGLTPTELKAILFSKRANVYYLEKCRVMQKDGRVLYLIEGKKANQYWNIPIANTTVILLGTGTSITQAAMRMLASAGVLVGFCGGGGTPLLAGTEIEWLNPQSEYRPTQYVQGWMSFWFAEDKRLQAAKNFQHKRCAFLEKVWGKDRDLQGEGFFVDDREIEGALKGFRQRIDDAGNVTELLAAEANFAKQLYKYAVQRTDYGDFTRDTDATDIANIFLNHGNYLAYGMAASALWVLGIPHGFAVMHGKTRRGALVFDVADLIKDAIVLPGAFVCTRNGMENQEFREYCLQKFTEHKVLDFMYDTIEKQSLQWYKGDGRNDGDIYQSE; encoded by the coding sequence ATGCAGGGGTTGACACCAACTGAGCTGAAGGCCATATTGTTTTCCAAGCGGGCCAATGTGTATTATTTGGAAAAATGTCGGGTGATGCAGAAAGATGGGCGTGTGCTCTATCTGATAGAAGGCAAGAAAGCCAATCAATATTGGAATATCCCCATCGCCAATACGACGGTAATTCTTTTGGGAACGGGAACTTCCATAACCCAGGCGGCTATGCGGATGCTGGCCAGTGCGGGGGTGCTGGTAGGTTTTTGTGGGGGTGGTGGTACGCCGTTATTGGCCGGTACAGAAATTGAATGGCTGAATCCGCAAAGTGAATATCGGCCTACGCAGTATGTGCAGGGTTGGATGTCCTTTTGGTTTGCAGAGGATAAACGTTTGCAGGCAGCAAAGAATTTCCAGCATAAACGATGTGCTTTCTTGGAAAAAGTTTGGGGGAAAGACCGTGATTTGCAAGGGGAAGGTTTCTTTGTGGATGATCGGGAGATAGAAGGTGCGCTGAAAGGTTTTCGCCAGCGTATTGATGATGCGGGAAATGTAACGGAATTATTGGCGGCAGAGGCTAATTTTGCCAAGCAGCTATATAAATATGCTGTACAGCGGACCGATTATGGGGATTTTACCCGGGACACGGATGCGACGGATATTGCGAATATCTTCCTCAATCACGGCAATTACCTGGCTTATGGCATGGCGGCTTCTGCCTTGTGGGTGTTGGGGATTCCTCATGGTTTTGCTGTAATGCACGGCAAGACACGGCGGGGAGCTTTGGTCTTTGATGTGGCAGATCTGATAAAGGATGCCATTGTATTGCCGGGAGCGTTTGTTTGCACAAGAAATGGTATGGAGAATCAGGAGTTTCGCGAATACTGCCTGCAAAAGTTCACGGAACATAAGGTCTTGGATTTTATGTATGACACGATAGAAAAGCAGAGCTTGCAGTGGTATAAGGGGGATGGGCGCAATGATGGTGATATTTACCAGTCAGAGTGA
- the cas3f gene encoding type I-F CRISPR-associated helicase Cas3f: protein MMVIFTSQSDKNALKTTRWILDAFANRIGTDTWQTVITEDGLQMVKRLLRRHATKSMSVSCRWIRSRTHSQLLWIVGDSSRFDENGYVPVNSTQKDIAHQAWENDWIYLPEIKSLAAMAGVLHDWGKSETAFQKMLKKASNGKRESDEVYRHEWLSCKLLEGLVWQTEKRTDEEWLNILQSGKIPEKKLEEWLAENASEKLKELPPVASMLCWLILSHHRLPVLDKEDAKAYANDEATAISKLLSGLDAGWGYQKQGKAEVKLSRGVLKSDKWQKQVKKWSGRLLSQISVLHKLWNQEDIRLLILYARVSLMLSDYTVSAAKADSSWPQDCTLFANTDKHGLKQRLDEHLVRVSMQAAQAAHCLPHFIRGMDRIEDVPNLRRKSPPAFVWQDKSVAKIGDWRKAEEKAGRSHEGWFVINMAGTGCGKTMGNAKIMQALSEDGKSLRYSLLLGLRSLTLQTGREYQERIGLDASEMAVLVGSAAARELYGDNAWEESADTDCMNGLLSGDVKADFAVEDKMLAVLFDSSAQLAQKHKELLYAPVLAATIDHLMPATETVRGGRHILPFLRMMSADVVIDEIDDFAGADLVAIARLVHMAGMLGRNVVLSSATIPPDLAEGMFSAYWSGRRLYTRFFGYPLRVNCVWCDEFQTKIQLADSSEMAVALSAYRQWHKHFALRHKEKLSLQPVKRRGWIVECADVLALPLAERQREYFKVMQHAMIKLHQQYALTDKRTGKKVSFGLVRLANIRPCVETAKFLLASEWPEGFAPRLLVYHSRQTAILRSQEEKYLDVVLKRKKQEAAEIDFQDIVLRRHLDCANEQNVVFILVSTPVEELGRDHDFDWAVVEPSSYRSIIQLAGRIRRHRPALENGAIGNIAIMQYNLLSITSINKVVFCRPGFESRKYALETHDMKALVDTEELAKGINAVPRTVRPEKLYPYKKLIHLEHQVLTDFRDLSCFGPSVLHGWQEESWWLTGLPQQFNKFREGAQDIELCLKKQENGTFCFCEQNEKTGEWIEREDWYHIQKQKDEESERFWLQRDYQQALADYQGDSVNSKVAIQAGILHLPANREKTVWVYSDQFGMYDEKKDFAT from the coding sequence ATGATGGTGATATTTACCAGTCAGAGTGACAAGAATGCCTTGAAAACCACTCGTTGGATATTGGACGCTTTTGCCAATCGTATTGGTACGGATACCTGGCAGACGGTTATCACGGAAGATGGTCTGCAGATGGTCAAAAGACTGTTGCGCCGCCATGCGACCAAGAGCATGTCCGTATCCTGCCGCTGGATTCGGTCGCGTACCCACAGTCAGCTGCTTTGGATTGTAGGAGATAGCAGCCGCTTTGATGAGAATGGCTATGTGCCTGTAAATAGTACCCAGAAGGATATTGCCCATCAAGCATGGGAAAATGACTGGATTTATCTGCCGGAGATAAAGTCCTTGGCGGCAATGGCAGGTGTCTTGCATGATTGGGGAAAGTCTGAGACAGCATTCCAGAAGATGTTGAAGAAAGCGAGCAACGGAAAGCGGGAAAGTGATGAGGTCTATCGTCATGAGTGGCTGAGCTGCAAGCTGCTGGAAGGATTGGTCTGGCAAACAGAGAAGCGGACGGACGAAGAATGGCTGAACATCCTGCAAAGTGGGAAAATCCCAGAGAAAAAGTTAGAAGAATGGCTGGCCGAGAATGCCAGTGAAAAGCTCAAAGAACTGCCGCCCGTGGCGAGCATGTTATGCTGGCTTATCTTGTCCCATCATCGTCTGCCTGTATTGGATAAAGAGGATGCAAAAGCTTATGCCAATGATGAAGCCACAGCAATTTCCAAGCTTTTATCCGGATTGGATGCTGGATGGGGCTATCAAAAGCAGGGAAAAGCTGAGGTCAAACTATCTCGGGGGGTGCTGAAATCAGACAAATGGCAGAAACAGGTGAAGAAATGGTCGGGCAGGCTATTGTCACAGATATCTGTCCTGCATAAATTATGGAATCAGGAGGATATACGGTTGCTGATTCTGTATGCCCGCGTCAGCCTGATGTTGAGTGATTACACAGTGTCTGCTGCTAAAGCGGATTCCTCATGGCCGCAGGACTGCACTTTATTTGCCAACACGGATAAGCATGGTTTGAAGCAGCGTTTGGACGAACATTTAGTCCGGGTAAGCATGCAGGCTGCGCAGGCGGCACATTGTTTGCCACATTTTATCCGTGGAATGGACAGGATTGAGGATGTGCCCAATCTGCGTAGGAAGAGTCCGCCGGCCTTTGTCTGGCAGGACAAGTCCGTGGCTAAGATTGGTGATTGGCGCAAGGCCGAGGAAAAAGCAGGCCGCAGCCATGAAGGCTGGTTCGTTATCAATATGGCAGGAACAGGCTGTGGCAAAACAATGGGCAATGCAAAAATCATGCAGGCCCTGTCTGAGGATGGAAAATCCTTGCGGTATAGTCTGTTATTGGGCCTGCGCAGCCTGACTTTGCAGACTGGACGTGAATATCAGGAAAGGATCGGACTTGACGCCAGTGAAATGGCCGTGCTGGTCGGTTCAGCTGCCGCCAGGGAATTGTATGGTGACAATGCTTGGGAGGAATCTGCTGATACAGATTGCATGAATGGATTGCTTTCCGGAGACGTTAAGGCTGATTTCGCTGTGGAGGATAAAATGCTGGCAGTCTTATTTGACTCGTCAGCACAGTTGGCACAGAAGCATAAGGAATTGTTGTACGCGCCGGTATTGGCTGCTACCATCGATCATTTGATGCCTGCTACGGAAACCGTGCGCGGGGGGCGTCATATCCTGCCATTCCTGCGTATGATGTCGGCAGATGTGGTGATTGATGAGATTGATGATTTTGCCGGCGCAGATCTGGTGGCAATCGCCCGCTTGGTGCATATGGCGGGGATGCTGGGCAGGAATGTCGTTTTGTCATCCGCAACGATTCCGCCTGACTTGGCTGAGGGAATGTTTTCGGCTTACTGGAGTGGGCGGAGGCTGTATACCCGCTTCTTTGGATATCCTTTGCGGGTGAATTGTGTCTGGTGTGATGAATTCCAGACAAAGATTCAGTTGGCGGATTCTTCAGAAATGGCAGTTGCACTGTCTGCTTATCGGCAGTGGCATAAGCATTTCGCTCTGCGGCATAAGGAAAAGCTTTCCCTGCAGCCTGTGAAGCGCCGGGGATGGATAGTGGAATGTGCAGATGTGCTGGCTTTGCCATTGGCAGAACGGCAGAGGGAATACTTCAAGGTTATGCAGCATGCTATGATAAAACTTCATCAGCAGTATGCTTTGACAGATAAAAGGACAGGAAAGAAAGTATCCTTCGGCTTGGTGCGGCTGGCCAATATACGGCCGTGTGTGGAGACGGCTAAATTTTTATTGGCATCGGAATGGCCGGAGGGATTCGCACCGCGCTTGCTGGTGTATCATAGCCGTCAGACAGCAATATTGCGCAGTCAGGAAGAAAAATATCTGGATGTTGTACTGAAGCGCAAGAAGCAGGAGGCGGCAGAGATAGATTTTCAGGATATCGTATTGCGCAGGCATCTTGATTGTGCGAATGAGCAGAATGTTGTCTTTATATTGGTTTCCACACCAGTAGAGGAGTTAGGCCGTGACCATGACTTTGACTGGGCAGTGGTGGAGCCTTCCTCATATCGATCCATCATCCAGCTGGCAGGACGTATTCGTCGTCATAGGCCTGCGTTGGAAAACGGAGCGATTGGCAATATCGCAATCATGCAGTATAACTTACTGTCAATCACTTCGATCAATAAAGTTGTATTTTGCAGGCCGGGCTTTGAGTCAAGAAAATATGCGTTGGAGACACATGATATGAAAGCATTGGTGGATACGGAAGAACTGGCCAAAGGTATCAATGCTGTACCGCGTACGGTCAGACCGGAGAAATTGTATCCGTATAAGAAACTGATTCATTTGGAACATCAGGTTCTGACAGATTTCCGTGATTTGTCCTGCTTTGGGCCAAGCGTACTCCATGGCTGGCAGGAAGAATCCTGGTGGCTTACAGGGCTGCCACAGCAATTCAATAAGTTCCGTGAAGGTGCGCAGGATATAGAGCTATGTCTTAAAAAACAAGAAAACGGCACATTCTGCTTTTGTGAGCAGAATGAAAAAACAGGTGAATGGATAGAGCGGGAGGATTGGTATCATATCCAAAAACAAAAAGATGAGGAAAGTGAGCGCTTTTGGCTGCAGCGTGATTATCAGCAGGCATTGGCCGATTATCAGGGAGATTCCGTTAACAGTAAGGTCGCGATTCAGGCAGGAATTTTGCATTTGCCTGCGAACAGGGAAAAAACTGTGTGGGTGTATTCTGATCAGTTTGGCATGTATGATGAAAAGAAGGACTTTGCCACTTAA
- a CDS encoding type I-F CRISPR-associated protein Csy1, with product MSVLTDYVQAESEKKGVPPGQWLADTAKNASKCQFATHIGRFINPDVTVNWQAKINGKLDDVYVSTGSVACSPDIFVAANYLATASLLQLRLEDGKTFYEHLQAADDCLREDFQIMQADYEQVREDLLTVKSDVLPDSTDKRLRQVFFPVGEDDYHLLTVLPPASLMQEVRARIRAMEDGARQACSKKSETYGSDHRRIYNLVQTKFGGTKPQNISYGNNRQGGRSYMLPAMPPVLEKRTIIYPRKDFFKETLRLRDFIGLFQRLHKRYVDKRNNMEIRQVVRSIERQIMEMVLLRVYVLREKCGWTDNRSLSRAQSIWLDDKYAEDRQIDEEWQKKLAGEFADWLMAAYEKVMKREKIEFGDGELTALRKEVAEFIRSDLQKQ from the coding sequence ATGAGTGTGTTGACAGATTATGTGCAAGCAGAATCTGAAAAGAAAGGTGTACCGCCCGGGCAGTGGCTGGCTGATACGGCTAAGAATGCCAGTAAGTGTCAGTTTGCTACGCATATAGGCCGTTTTATCAATCCGGATGTGACAGTCAATTGGCAGGCAAAGATAAATGGCAAACTGGATGATGTATATGTATCGACAGGTTCGGTGGCTTGTTCACCGGATATTTTTGTGGCGGCTAATTATTTGGCAACTGCCAGCTTGCTTCAATTGCGTTTGGAGGACGGAAAAACTTTCTACGAGCATTTGCAGGCTGCGGATGATTGTTTGCGGGAAGATTTTCAAATCATGCAGGCGGATTATGAGCAGGTGCGTGAAGATTTGTTGACTGTAAAGTCGGATGTGTTGCCTGATTCAACAGACAAGCGGTTACGGCAGGTGTTCTTTCCTGTGGGAGAGGATGATTACCATTTATTGACAGTTTTGCCTCCCGCCAGCTTGATGCAGGAAGTGCGTGCGCGTATTCGAGCCATGGAAGATGGAGCACGGCAGGCGTGCAGCAAGAAGTCGGAGACCTATGGCAGTGACCATCGGCGCATCTATAATCTGGTGCAGACCAAATTCGGCGGAACGAAGCCACAAAACATCTCTTATGGAAATAATCGGCAGGGCGGGCGAAGCTATATGCTGCCAGCTATGCCGCCTGTTCTGGAAAAGCGTACGATAATCTATCCTCGTAAGGATTTTTTCAAGGAAACTTTACGGTTGCGGGATTTCATAGGTCTTTTCCAGCGTCTGCATAAGCGATATGTTGATAAAAGGAATAATATGGAAATCAGGCAGGTTGTTCGCAGCATAGAGCGACAGATAATGGAAATGGTTCTGTTGAGAGTATATGTACTGCGGGAGAAATGTGGCTGGACGGACAATCGCAGTCTGAGCAGGGCACAGTCAATCTGGCTGGATGATAAGTATGCAGAAGACCGGCAGATTGATGAGGAATGGCAGAAGAAGCTGGCAGGTGAGTTTGCTGACTGGCTGATGGCTGCTTATGAGAAAGTCATGAAACGGGAAAAGATAGAGTTCGGTGATGGAGAACTGACCGCACTGCGAAAAGAAGTGGCAGAATTTATTCGTAGTGATCTGCAAAAGCAGTAG
- the csy2 gene encoding type I-F CRISPR-associated protein Csy2 yields MIKQYLMIPHLQIQNANAASSPYTVGFPAMTAWLGMTHALQRRIRQRDELQEVGLPRVAVICHAFDLQVFNEKGNFYGSLIGTANPLKKSRKTGEFERPPFVEEARCHLEISLLVELTGMKGSLKERFEETVRRELPRLKAAGGDIVLRHGEQQDWQVVSVDDDDERDVNRVKARLMPGYAIIERQDLLQHESGKDALDSLLNAMQVQYTANRDAEGAFLGWQRSKVAADGWLVPIAVGFHDLSGNLQVKEQRSYEYEHHFVEPLVTVGEFVMPYRCEAIQEMMWEYEYNEAEGLYLCRNMGKQDLRGEE; encoded by the coding sequence ATGATTAAGCAATATCTGATGATTCCCCACCTGCAGATTCAAAACGCAAATGCGGCTAGCAGCCCTTATACGGTAGGTTTTCCAGCAATGACCGCCTGGCTGGGGATGACTCATGCGTTGCAGCGGCGGATCCGGCAGAGGGATGAACTGCAAGAAGTCGGCTTGCCGCGTGTGGCGGTCATTTGTCATGCCTTTGATTTGCAGGTGTTCAATGAAAAGGGTAATTTTTATGGCTCTTTGATCGGAACAGCGAATCCGCTGAAGAAGAGCAGGAAAACTGGTGAGTTTGAACGACCGCCCTTTGTTGAAGAGGCCCGTTGCCATTTAGAAATCAGCCTATTGGTGGAACTGACGGGAATGAAAGGCAGCCTCAAAGAGCGTTTTGAGGAAACTGTTCGGCGAGAATTACCGCGTCTGAAGGCGGCTGGGGGCGATATTGTCCTGCGGCACGGTGAGCAGCAGGATTGGCAGGTTGTGTCCGTTGACGATGATGACGAGCGGGATGTAAACAGGGTGAAGGCAAGGTTAATGCCGGGTTATGCAATCATTGAGCGGCAGGATTTGCTTCAGCATGAGAGCGGCAAAGATGCCTTGGATAGTTTGCTGAATGCTATGCAGGTGCAGTATACAGCCAATCGTGATGCGGAAGGGGCTTTTCTTGGATGGCAGAGAAGCAAGGTGGCTGCGGATGGCTGGCTGGTGCCGATAGCAGTTGGTTTCCATGATTTGTCTGGCAATTTGCAAGTGAAGGAACAACGTTCCTATGAATATGAACATCATTTTGTGGAACCTTTGGTAACGGTGGGAGAATTTGTGATGCCCTATCGTTGTGAGGCTATTCAGGAAATGATGTGGGAATATGAATATAATGAAGCAGAAGGTTTGTATCTGTGTCGGAATATGGGGAAACAAGATTTGCGTGGGGAGGAATAG